In Amaranthus tricolor cultivar Red isolate AtriRed21 chromosome 3, ASM2621246v1, whole genome shotgun sequence, a single window of DNA contains:
- the LOC130807379 gene encoding uncharacterized protein LOC130807379, producing MTTRIAPGVGANLLGQHSAERNQDATAYVGNLEAQVTEELLWELFVQAGPVVNVYVPKDRVTNLHQGYGFVEFRSEEDADYAIKVLNMIKLYGKPIRVNKASQDKKSLDVGANLFVGNLDPDVDEKLLYDTFSAFGVIVTNPKIMRDPETGNSRGFGFISYDSFDASDAAIEAMNGQYLCNRQITVSYAYKKDTKGERHGTPAERVLAASNPGTQKSRPHTLFASGPPTLPQVNGAVPAPPAPRPLANGAVPPPSMPQFRPPPPLVGSFPPQPMQMGGPWQGQPPQQGQGLPPMMPPPPPPQFRPGPPPNMMPPPPPQAAQGLGRPPPPMSIGGQPVWRPPPPPQQLGGRPPMQQQYGMPPPPPPSS from the exons ATGACGACCAGAATAGCTCCAGGAGTAGGGGCCAACCTTCTTGGACAACACTCTGCTGAGAGAAACCAAGATGCTACCGCTTATGTGGGTAACCTTGAGGCCCAG GTCACAGAAGAGTTGCTGTGGGAATTATTTGTACAAGCAGGCCCTGTTG TCAATGTCTATGTGCCAAAAGATAGAGTAACCAACCTTCATCAAGGTTATGGATTTGTAGAATTTCGAAGTGAAGAAGATGCTGACTAT GCAATTAAAGTTCTTAATATGATTAAGCTTTATGGGAAACCAATACGTGTAAATAAG GCTTCTCAAGATAAGAAAAGCTTGGATGTTGGAGCAAATCTATTTGTTGGGAATCTGGACCCT GATGTGGATGAAAAACTTCTTTATGATACTTTCAGTGCGTTTGGAGTTATTGTTACAAATCCCAAG ATTATGAGAGATCCAGAGACGGGAAATTCACGTGGCTTTGGATTTATTAGTTATGATTCTTTTGACGCTTCTGATGCTGCTATTGAG GCAATGAATGGTCAATATCTTTGCAATCGTCAAATTACTGTATCCTATGCATACAAAAAAGATACCAAAGGGGAGAGACATGGAACTCCTGCAG AGAGAGTTCTAGCTGCAAGCAACCCAGGTACACAGAAAAGCAGACCGCATACTCTATTTGCAAGTGGTCCTCCAACTCTTCCTCAAGTGAATGGTGCTGTACCTGCCCCCCCTGCTCCACGGCCCCTCGCAAATGGTGCAGTCCCACCACCTTCTATGCCTCAATTCCGCCCACCACCCCCACTTGTTGGAAGTTTTCCTCCTCAACCAATGCAGATGGGTGGTCCTTGGCAGGGCCAGCCTCCACAACAAGGTCAAGGACTCCCACCAATGATGCCTCCGCCGCCACCACCGCAGTTTAGACCGGGTCCACCACCAAATATGATGCCTCCTCCACCCCCTCAGGCAGCTCAGGGGCTTGGAAGGCCACCACCCCCAATGTCAATTGGGGGTCAACCTGTTTGGAGGCCACCTCCTCCACCTCAACAATTGGGTGGCAGGCCGCCTATGCAGCAACAATATGGAATGCCACCTCCGCCACCTCCTTCAAGCTAA
- the LOC130807380 gene encoding outer envelope pore protein 24A, chloroplastic-like — translation MLKGSINGQFYGDKTGATSAITANAGELKLKASLSDITSSTVPSFSNLSFSVEKPGSFFIDYDVPKQDVRFQFMNSGRVLDKQLNLTYTHSIKENNCWMDGMLMIDSSNKLSANYKFDCGLSKLKYCYSQGGGVRTFESCYAVADKSWDFAVSQRVCGNDLVRASYQTSSKNLGLAWLTTSSFGGCFKVSASVNLAEESKIPKLSAESTWDLDM, via the exons ATGCTGAAAGGATCGATCAACGGTCAGTTCTACGGCGATAAAACCGGCGCCACCTCAGCAATCACCGCAAACGCCGGAGAACTTAAGCTCAAAGCGTCGCTTTCTGATATCACTTCCTCCACTGTTCCCTCCTTCAGTAACCTTTCTTTCTCAGTTGAAAAACCTGGCTCTTTTTTCATCGATTATGATGTCCCCAAACAA GATGTGAGGTTTCAATTTATGAACTCAGGTAGGGTTTTAGACAAACAATTGAATTTAACTTACACACATTCTATCAAAGAGAACAATTGTTGGATGGATGGAATGTTGATGATTGATTCATCGAATAAGCTTTCTGCGAATTACAAGTTTGATTGTGGACTTTCTAAGTTGAAGTATTGTTATAGTCAAGGGGGAGGAGTTAGGACTTTTGAATCTTGCTATGCTGTTGCTGACAAATCATGGGATTTTGCGGTTTCACAGAGGGTTTGTGGAAATGATCTTGTTAGAGCATCTTATCAGACTTCTTCCAAGAATTTGGGGTTAGCTTGGCTTACAACCTCCTCTTTTGGTGGCTGTTTCAAG GTTTCTGCATCTGTGAATCTAGCTGAGGAATCAAAAATACCAAAATTGAGTGCCGAGAGTACTTGGGATTTGGATATGTGA
- the LOC130807377 gene encoding uncharacterized protein LOC130807377, whose amino-acid sequence MKDDDTSLSSAKKDSSDASLFGKGRYKFWALAAILLLAFWSMFTGTVTLRWSAGNLNRLSDDLDTPLHDDLDVLEMEEREKVVKYMWDVYTNSRRIRLPRFWQQAFEAAYEDMISDVPGVREDAITEIAKMSIRSIDLDPPPIQLTGDRESSLKHAEIRKTATASGNS is encoded by the exons ATGAAGGATGATGATACATCACTTTCATCAGCAAAGAAAGATTCTTCCGATGCCAGTCTTTTCGGTAAAGGCCGCTACAAATTCTGGGCATTGGCTGCCATTTTACTCTTAGCTTTCTGGTCCATGTTTACTGGTACCGTTACTCTCCGTTGGTCTGCTGGTAATCTTAATCGCCTTTCTGATGACCTAGATACTCCTTTACATGACGATCTTGACGTTTTG GAgatggaggagagagaaaaagtgGTGAAGTATATGTGGGATGTTTACACAAACAGTCGTCGGATCAGATTGCCGAGGTTTTGGCAGCAGGCTTTTGAGGCTGCTTATGAAGATATGATTAGTGATGTACCTGGTGTTCGTGAAGATGCTATTACTGAGATTGCTAAAATGTCTATTCGTTCTATTGATCTTGATCCGCCTCCTATCCAATTGACG GGTGATCGAGAATCGAGTCTGAAGCACGCAGAAATTAGAAAGACAGCAACTGCATCAGGGAATAGTTGA
- the LOC130807376 gene encoding plant-specific TFIIB-related protein 1: MIKNFLKPRDCGEFKRKSTVGIVNPPRRGEMKCIYCTAPPSNGSRCATTSSGRHITECTSCGRVIEERQTQTHHLFHLRAQDSPLFLSTSDLPFSPPQPPSPDPEDPFDHTGFITAFSTWSLHHSPLFAVSSLSFAGHLAELERVLEGTSVNTSSSSGVVVDNLRAYLQIVDVASILGLDHDISDHAFQLFRDCSSATCLRNRSVEALATACLVQAIREAQEPRTLQEISIAANLPQKEIGKYIKILGEALQLSQPINSNSIAVHMPRFCNLLQLNKSAQELATHIGEVVMNKCFCTRRNPISISAAAIYLACQLEDRRKTQAEICKVTGLTEVTLRKVYKELLENWDDLLPSNYTPVVPPEKAFPTTTIASGRSTTPRGETADAAILDREKHPELKPNMNQTLETTHLDRIKGEIDSTSPTTNKVSFSWKPGFPRSGEINQGINFKFNSSKQEATEHKSIGGSVRPNPFVAAQVLGATSSARSSLSSSSSPNIHNLSGHYQMAAGSSDHKESSKHNQGRGSDAAGGSR; encoded by the exons ATGATCAAAAATTTTCTCAAACCTCGTGATTGTGGTGAGTTCAAACGTAAGAGCACTGTAGGAATTGTGAACCCACCCAGAAGAGGCGAAATGAAGTGTATATACTGCACAGCCCCGCCGTCAAACGGTAGCCGATGCGCGACCACCAGTTCAGGCCGACACATTACCGAATGCACTTCCTGCGGCCGCGTGATTGAAGAACGTCAAACTCAAACTCATCATTTGTTCCATCTTCGAGCTCAAGATTCTCCTCTTTTCCTCTCTACTTCCGACCTTCCCTTTTCCCCTCCTCAACCTCCTTCACCTGACCCTGAAGATCCTTTCGATCATACCGGGTTTATCACTGCCTTTTCAACTTGGTCTCTTCACCATTCCCCTCTTTTTGCTgtttcttctctttcttttgcCGGACACTTGGCTGAATTGGAACGTGTTCTTGAGGGTACTTCTGTtaatacttcttcttcttctggtGTGGTGGTTGATAATTTAAGGGCTTATTTACAGATTGTGGATGTTGCTTCTATATTGGGTTTGGATCATGATATTTCTGATCATGCTTTTCAGTTGTTTAGGGATTGTTCTTCTGCTACTTGTTTGAGGAATCGTAGTGTTGAAGCTCTTGCTACTGCTTGTCTTGTTCAGGCTATTCGTGAAGCTCAAGAACCTCGTACTCTTCAG GAGATTTCAATTGCTGCAAACCTTCCTCAGAAAGAGATTGGAAAGTATATCAAGATCCTTGGAGAAGCTTTACAACTTAGTCAACCAATCAATAGTAATTCCATAGCCGTACATATGCCTAGATTTTGTAACCTTCTCCAGCTTAATAAATCTGCTCAG GAACTTGCAACTCACATTGGAGAAGTTGTGATGAACAAATGCTTTTGCACACGTAGGAATCCCATAAGCATATCAGCTGCTGCTATTTATTTAGCCTGTCAATTAGAAGATAGACGGAAGACGCAGGCAGAGATATGTAAGGTAACAGGTCTCACTGAAGTCACTCTTAGGAAAGTGTACAAGGAGTTGCTAGAGAACTGGGATGATTTACTCCCATCTAATTATACTCCTGTTGTCCCTCCTGAAAAAGCATTTCCAACTACTACAATAGCCTCAGGACGTTCGACAACCCCTAGAGGTGAAACTGCAGATGCTGCGATTTTGGATCGAGAGAAACATCCTGAGCTCAAGCCAAACATGAATCAGACCTTGGAGACAACCCATCTGGATAGAATAAAGGGGGAGATTGATAGCACTTCCCCAACTACAAATAAAGTGTCCTTTTCTTGGAAACCTGGGTTTCCTAGAAGTGGTGAGATCAATCAAGGAATTAACTTTAAGTTCAATTCGAGTAAACAAGAAGCAACAGAGCATAAAAGCATTGGTGGCTCGGTGAGGCCTAACCCTTTTGTTGCAGCTCAGGTTTTAGGTGCAACTTCTTCAGCACGATCATCCCTTTCATCTAGCTCATCTCCgaatattcataatttatcaggACATTACCAAATGGCAGCAGGTTCATCCGACCATAAAGAATCGAGCAAGCATAATCAAGGCAGAGGTTCTGATGCTGCTGGGGGTAGCCGGTAG